The Sporomusaceae bacterium FL31 genome includes the window AATGGCCGTCATCAAAAAGATTTGTGACCGGGTGGCCGTTATGAGCAAAGGCAAGGTTGTAGAAACAGGCAGTGTCTTAGATATCTTCTCCAAGCCCCAGCATTCCTTCACCCAGCAGCTGGTGGCCCATTCTTATGATCTGGATTTGCCGCAGCGGCTGCTGCAGGATACCCGCGGAAAAATATTTAAAATCGTGTACCGTGGCGACAAAGCCGAAGATCCGGTATTGTCCGACACGGCCCAGCGCTTTCCGGTCAAATTGAACATTTTGCACGGAAAAATTGAGTATATTAATGATCAGCCTTTGGGAATCCTGTTGGTTAATGCCATTGGGGAACAAGCGGATGTCGATCAGGCCATTGAGTATATCCGCACCAAAGTCGATCAGGTGGAGGTATATCATGGCTAGCATTGACTGGGTCAGTTTATTTGCCGATTTATCCAAAGCTTTCGGCGAAACTTTTTTCATGGTGGGTGTGTCTCTGGCACTATCCCTGCTGCTAGGAATTCCTTTAGGCCTGCTCCTTTATGTCACCGACAAGGGCTTGTTCGCCGAGAACCGTTTTGTCAATGTACTGGGCGACTTAACAGTGAACATTATCCGCTCGACTCCTTTTGTCATTTTACTGGTACTGGTTTTACCGGTCACCCAAAAGCTCATCGGAACGACCATCGGTCCGGTGGCTGCCTCTGTTCCCCTCTCCATTGCTGCTGTTGCCTTTTACGCCCGCCTGGTGCAGGGTTCACTCTGCGAGGTCGACCGAGGCGTGATTGAAGCCGCCATTTCCATGGGAGCCACTCCCCGCATGATTATTGTCGATGTGCTGCTATCAGAAAGCCTGCCTGGCCTGCTGCGCGGGCTGACCATCACCGCCGTAAGCCTGATCGGCTATTCAGCCATGGCCGGCATTGTCGGCGGCGGCGGCGTAGGCGACCTGGCCATCCGCTTTGGCTACTACCGCTATGAAACCGATATCATGCTGATCACCGTAACGCTGCTGGTTATCCTGGTCCAAATTGTACAAACCGCAGGAGATTTCCTCGCCAACCGCTCAACCAAGCAATAAACAGCCATCGGGGACGGTTCTTTTTGACAGGAATTTGCATCGATTTTCAGCGTACTGGACAAAGAGAACGCAGAAGCGATAATACCGCCGTTGAACTGATCACACGGAAAGGTTAATTAGGATATAGTAAGAGTCTCTTTATAGGCAAAAAACCTTCTAGCATCTGCTAGAAGGTTTGATTTTTTTTGAGCGAATGACAAAATTTGAACTCGCGGTCCACGACTTGGGAATTCAAAAAGGGCATTTTTTCTCCCGTGCTGTTGAGCATATTCGAAAGCAGCAATAATGATTCGTTCAACCCCTTTACGGGTATTAACGTCTTCTTGAATGGCGATTTCGTCAGGTGTATCCTTCTTAAAGATCCCCCCCATATTGATGTACATGCCTTCAGTGTTTTCTCGAAAAATGACAAAATTGATATCTTGGGTCGTACGATTCTTCAGTGGGGTAAGCGTTTCATCCAATAATTTGATGGGTCTAAAATTTACATAAAGATCTAAGCCAAAACGCAGTTTAAATAAAATTTTTCCAGTTGGTACTCGCGGATCGCCAAAAGCGCCGGCAAGTATCGCGTCATACTCATTGCGCAACAGTTCCAGCGCACCTTCAGGTAAAGCGATTCCTTCCTTAAGATACTTTTCCGCGCTCCAGTCGAAATGAGTCAATACCAGTTCTAACCCATAAAGTTGTTGTGCTCTTTTAAGAACTTTTACCGCTTCACGGGTTACATCAACACCGATACCGTCACCTGGAATAATGGCAATATGCTTCATTACCTTCCCTCCCAATTGCAACTCCTCCGCTGACCCTACAGTTCAACCATTTTAAACTCTGACAAGATGGACACTTGAAACCAGACTGATCTATGAAACCATGCTGTAACAAGCTCGGGATAGCACTTGGGAAGCTTATCTTTTTAAAGAAGCCGTAATAATTGCCATATGATAAACTTCATCCGCATTACAACCTCTTGAAAGGTCATTGATCGGTGCATTCAGTCCCTGCAGGATCGGGCCATATGCCTCAAAGTTTCCAAGACGCTGAGCTATCTTATAACCAATATTACCGGCATTAATATCTGGGAATATGAAAGTGTTCGCTTCCCCAGCGACAGGAGAGTGTGACGCTTTTATTTTTGCAACATCTTTGGAAAACGCGGCATCAAACTGCAGCTCACCGTCAATTGGAAAATCAAGATTCATACTCTTTAATTTTGTGGCTGTATTTCGCATTTTATCAACTGATTCTCCTGCACCTGATCCTAACGTGCTATAAGATAGTAAAGCAACTTTTGGATCAATTGAAAAGACTTTTGCGGTTCTTGCCGTTTCAACAGCAATCTCGACAAGTTCATCCTCACTTGGATTCAAGTTGATAGCACAATCGGCCATCGCATACTTTTCCTCAACATTCTCTATTTTGCGGTATAGAATAAAGCTGCTTGATACAATTTTATTTCCAGGTGAGGTTTTAATAAGTTGAAGTGCCGGGCGAACGGTGTCGGCAGTAGAATAGGTTGCGCCACCTAAAAGGCCGTCAGCATACCCCATTTTTACAAGCATCGTACCGAAATAATTAGTTTTCATCAAAGACTCTCGGCAGGTGGCCTCATCCATTTTTCCTTTTCTAAGTTCAACCATCATCGCAATCATGGATTCGATAGCCGGATATGTCTTTGGATCGATGATTTCAATTTCATTGATAAGAAAACCATACTTTTGCGATACCCTATAGATCTCTTCCGGATTGCCTAACAATATCGGCTCGAGGATCTTCTCTTTTTTTAAACGGCTTGCAGCCTCAAGAATTCTTGGATCTGCCCCTTCCGTGAATACTAGCTTTTGCTGTTTGGCTTTTAATTG containing:
- the pta gene encoding putative phosphotransacetylase; amino-acid sequence: MFESMVEQLKAKQQKLVFTEGADPRILEAASRLKKEKILEPILLGNPEEIYRVSQKYGFLINEIEIIDPKTYPAIESMIAMMVELRKGKMDEATCRESLMKTNYFGTMLVKMGYADGLLGGATYSTADTVRPALQLIKTSPGNKIVSSSFILYRKIENVEEKYAMADCAINLNPSEDELVEIAVETARTAKVFSIDPKVALLSYSTLGSGAGESVDKMRNTATKLKSMNLDFPIDGELQFDAAFSKDVAKIKASHSPVAGEANTFIFPDINAGNIGYKIAQRLGNFEAYGPILQGLNAPINDLSRGCNADEVYHMAIITASLKR
- the metI1_2 gene encoding methionine ABC transporter permease; the encoded protein is MASIDWVSLFADLSKAFGETFFMVGVSLALSLLLGIPLGLLLYVTDKGLFAENRFVNVLGDLTVNIIRSTPFVILLVLVLPVTQKLIGTTIGPVAASVPLSIAAVAFYARLVQGSLCEVDRGVIEAAISMGATPRMIIVDVLLSESLPGLLRGLTITAVSLIGYSAMAGIVGGGGVGDLAIRFGYYRYETDIMLITVTLLVILVQIVQTAGDFLANRSTKQ
- the ycsA gene encoding putative tartrate dehydrogenase/decarboxylase — translated: MKHIAIIPGDGIGVDVTREAVKVLKRAQQLYGLELVLTHFDWSAEKYLKEGIALPEGALELLRNEYDAILAGAFGDPRVPTGKILFKLRFGLDLYVNFRPIKLLDETLTPLKNRTTQDINFVIFRENTEGMYINMGGIFKKDTPDEIAIQEDVNTRKGVERIIIAAFEYAQQHGRKNALFEFPSRGPRVQILSFAQKKSNLLADARRFFAYKETLTIS